A DNA window from Mucilaginibacter xinganensis contains the following coding sequences:
- a CDS encoding sodium:solute symporter family protein has protein sequence MKLHLIDIVIIVLYLLSTVFIGLWYRKKAKENKESYMLGGKSLPWYKLGLSDASDMFDISGTMWMVSLCFVYGMKSIWIPWLWPVFNQVFLMMYLSRWLRRSNAATGAEWLATRFGKTGPGVVSSNLVVIAFALLSCLGFLAYGFIGLGKFIEIFVPWDLVKGYIPFDVSPRYVPHIYGIIFTLFAMFYSILGGMHSIVVGDMVKYGIMTVACIWIGIIATMHMQGNPLHVPNGWYSPFFGKHLGLSWTGIITEVNTKIKSDGYSLFGLFFMMMTFKGFFAALAGPAPNYDMQKILSTRSPEEASKMSGFVNIILLPIRYMLIISLTILGLLFYHQMNLKDGTGAIDFERILPAVINNFLPAGLVGLLLAGLLGAFMSTFSGTMNAAQAYIVNDIYIKYVNPQASTKKIITMNYLVGIIVVSVGVFLGFFVKDVNSVLQWIVSALYGGYVASNVLKWHWWRFNANGFFWGMLTGIVTSMVFSVLIPDGELLYWFPVLFGLSLTGSVIGSYAVPPTEMAVLKSFYSTIRPWGFWEPVKQAVLEDDPSFQSNKNFKINMFNVVIGTAAQCCLTILPMYLVLRQKMPLLVTVGVLAVIVVILKKTWWDKLKEY, from the coding sequence ATGAAGCTTCATCTTATAGATATCGTCATAATAGTGCTTTACCTATTAAGCACCGTATTTATAGGATTATGGTACCGCAAAAAAGCGAAGGAAAATAAGGAAAGCTATATGCTGGGGGGGAAATCGCTGCCGTGGTATAAACTGGGGCTGAGTGATGCGTCGGATATGTTCGACATAAGCGGTACCATGTGGATGGTGAGCCTGTGCTTTGTTTATGGTATGAAAAGCATTTGGATCCCCTGGCTGTGGCCTGTGTTTAACCAGGTGTTTTTGATGATGTACCTTTCGCGATGGCTACGTCGCTCAAATGCCGCTACCGGGGCCGAATGGCTGGCTACGCGGTTTGGGAAAACGGGGCCTGGAGTAGTCAGTTCAAACTTAGTGGTAATAGCTTTTGCACTGTTAAGCTGTTTAGGCTTTTTAGCCTACGGCTTTATCGGTTTGGGTAAGTTTATCGAAATTTTTGTACCGTGGGACCTGGTTAAAGGGTATATACCATTTGATGTTTCGCCGCGGTATGTACCGCATATTTATGGCATCATATTCACGCTGTTTGCCATGTTTTATTCCATATTAGGCGGTATGCACAGCATTGTGGTTGGCGATATGGTGAAATACGGCATTATGACCGTAGCCTGTATCTGGATCGGGATTATTGCCACCATGCACATGCAGGGTAATCCGCTCCATGTGCCCAACGGCTGGTATAGCCCGTTTTTCGGGAAGCACCTGGGCTTGAGTTGGACAGGCATTATCACAGAAGTGAACACCAAAATAAAGAGCGACGGCTATTCGCTGTTCGGGCTATTTTTTATGATGATGACCTTCAAGGGCTTTTTTGCAGCACTGGCCGGTCCGGCGCCAAATTATGATATGCAAAAGATCCTTTCTACCCGTTCACCCGAAGAGGCCAGCAAAATGAGCGGCTTTGTAAATATTATATTGCTGCCCATTCGTTATATGCTGATTATCAGCCTTACTATTCTTGGCCTTTTATTTTATCACCAAATGAACTTAAAAGATGGAACAGGTGCCATTGACTTTGAGCGGATATTGCCCGCGGTTATAAATAATTTTTTACCGGCCGGATTGGTTGGCTTGCTGCTGGCGGGTTTGTTGGGCGCTTTTATGAGCACCTTTAGCGGCACGATGAATGCGGCACAGGCATATATTGTTAATGATATTTATATAAAATATGTAAACCCGCAGGCCTCTACCAAAAAAATCATCACTATGAATTATTTAGTGGGGATAATCGTTGTTTCAGTAGGCGTTTTTCTTGGTTTTTTTGTAAAGGACGTAAATAGTGTGCTGCAGTGGATCGTATCAGCACTATACGGCGGTTATGTAGCCTCTAATGTGCTGAAATGGCATTGGTGGCGGTTTAATGCCAATGGGTTTTTCTGGGGAATGCTTACCGGGATAGTAACTTCAATGGTGTTTTCGGTACTAATCCCGGATGGCGAGCTCTTATATTGGTTCCCGGTACTGTTTGGGTTATCGCTGACCGGTTCTGTCATTGGATCGTATGCGGTGCCGCCGACAGAAATGGCGGTTTTAAAATCGTTTTATTCCACCATTCGGCCCTGGGGTTTCTGGGAGCCCGTTAAACAAGCGGTTTTGGAGGACGACCCTTCTTTTCAATCAAACAAAAACTTTAAGATCAATATGTTTAATGTGGTAATTGGAACTGCGGCGCAATGTTGCCTTACTATTTTACCTATGTACCTGGTGCTGCGGCAAAAAATGCCGCTGTTGGTTACGGTTGGCGTCCTGGCGGTTATTGTTGTGATATTAAAAAAGACCTGGTGGGATAAATTGAAGGAGTATTGA
- a CDS encoding ABC transporter ATP-binding protein, whose protein sequence is MEKPKAQIDYKNPVISIRGVSKAFEDYAVLKGIDLDLYQGENLVVLGRSGTGKSVLIKLISGLLKPDTGTIQVLGQEITTISEKELQELRIRIGFSFQASALYDSMTVRKNLEFPLVRNRKGITRAEIDKAVEEVLDSVGLSQAINQMPSELSGGQRKRIGIARTLILNPEIMLYDEPTAGLDPITCTEINELINQVQQQYNTSSIIITHDLTCAKETGDRIAMLLEGQFQRVGTFNEVFDTDDKRVKPFFDYNFIQ, encoded by the coding sequence ATGGAAAAGCCAAAAGCACAAATTGATTATAAAAACCCGGTTATCAGTATCCGTGGCGTGTCAAAAGCATTTGAAGACTATGCCGTGCTTAAAGGCATCGACCTTGATCTATACCAGGGCGAAAACCTGGTGGTGCTGGGCCGCTCAGGCACCGGCAAGTCGGTGTTAATCAAGTTGATCTCTGGTTTATTAAAACCCGATACCGGCACAATTCAAGTGTTGGGCCAGGAAATAACCACCATCAGCGAAAAGGAATTGCAGGAATTGCGAATCAGGATCGGCTTTTCTTTCCAGGCCAGTGCGTTGTATGATAGTATGACCGTTCGCAAAAACCTGGAGTTTCCGCTGGTTCGTAACCGCAAGGGCATTACCCGCGCTGAAATAGACAAAGCGGTTGAAGAAGTGCTTGATTCGGTGGGCCTTTCACAGGCCATTAACCAGATGCCTTCCGAGCTTTCTGGCGGTCAGCGAAAACGGATCGGCATCGCCCGCACGCTGATCCTCAATCCTGAGATCATGCTGTATGATGAACCGACGGCGGGTCTTGATCCCATTACCTGTACCGAGATCAACGAACTGATAAACCAGGTTCAGCAACAATACAATACATCATCAATAATCATAACGCATGACCTTACCTGTGCCAAAGAAACCGGCGACCGCATTGCTATGTTGCTGGAAGGGCAGTTTCAGCGGGTTGGAACATTTAACGAAGTTTTTGACACAGATGATAAAAGGGTAAAACCATTTTTTGACTACAACTTTATACAATAG
- a CDS encoding SPFH domain-containing protein, producing the protein MNQQLIVSLWWVVPVVVILVMYKFVLSVFFGMVIVPDDRIGLVVKKYALSGSKRLPDGRIIAINGEAGMQARALAPGLYWRMWPWQYTITMENFTIIEQGKLGLVKAKDGAPMDMGRVLGRPVDCDKFQDAVAFLDNKGQKGPQAAFLTPGSYRINTFLFEIVMVPITQIHENKVGIVTTLDGEPLDKGEIAGVSVSGHKNFQDPMAFINAGGMKGLQEDVILAGTYYLNPWFVVVEQVDMIYIPIGYVGVVNSFVGPEGKDTSGDAFKHGNIVKRNEKGVWDQPLDPGKHPVNIYTHAVEVVPTTNIVLNWADSRTEAHELDKNLCTITVRSSDGFTFNLDVSQIIHIPRNEAPKVIARFGNMKNLVSQVLEPTIANYFRNSAQKSDVIEFLANRIQRQDDAKMHISKVLNDYNVVGVDTLIGDIVPPPALMKTLTDRKLAEQEKVTYEIQRHAQIERKEFESAKAGADMQPEVVKSTRQVEINTQMAASKVAASRGEAEAKTINAKADAEVRITIAKADAEAKTVNAKADANATEVNGIAEAAKIKAIGLSEAEVTKQKTEAMGTEQYAIVRVAEALASHGIKLVPDILVSGKDGGGNGMIDALIGSEMLKKLQVANEEKVSGGKPSIKAEDDK; encoded by the coding sequence ATGAACCAACAATTAATTGTTTCGCTATGGTGGGTAGTGCCCGTTGTAGTCATCCTTGTTATGTACAAATTTGTTTTGAGTGTTTTCTTCGGGATGGTAATTGTGCCCGATGACCGTATTGGCCTGGTTGTTAAAAAATATGCCCTTTCGGGCAGCAAGCGCCTGCCCGATGGTCGTATTATAGCCATAAACGGCGAGGCCGGTATGCAGGCCAGGGCGCTGGCACCGGGCTTGTACTGGCGCATGTGGCCATGGCAATACACCATTACCATGGAGAACTTTACCATAATTGAACAGGGCAAACTAGGCCTGGTTAAAGCCAAAGACGGTGCGCCAATGGATATGGGCCGCGTGTTGGGCCGCCCGGTAGATTGCGATAAGTTCCAGGACGCTGTGGCGTTTTTGGATAATAAGGGACAAAAAGGCCCGCAGGCCGCGTTTTTAACACCCGGCAGCTATCGTATCAATACCTTTTTGTTCGAGATAGTGATGGTGCCAATTACCCAGATCCATGAAAATAAAGTGGGTATTGTTACCACACTGGATGGCGAACCATTAGATAAGGGCGAGATTGCCGGTGTATCTGTATCCGGCCATAAAAACTTCCAGGACCCTATGGCATTTATCAATGCGGGCGGTATGAAAGGTTTGCAGGAAGACGTGATACTTGCAGGTACCTATTACCTTAACCCGTGGTTTGTAGTGGTTGAACAGGTAGATATGATCTACATCCCGATTGGTTATGTGGGTGTGGTAAACTCCTTCGTGGGTCCTGAGGGCAAAGATACCAGTGGCGACGCATTTAAACATGGTAATATTGTTAAACGCAATGAAAAAGGTGTGTGGGATCAACCGCTTGACCCAGGTAAGCACCCGGTAAATATTTATACCCATGCTGTTGAAGTAGTACCAACCACTAACATCGTGCTAAACTGGGCCGATAGCCGTACCGAAGCGCATGAACTGGACAAGAACCTATGTACTATCACGGTGCGTTCGTCTGATGGTTTTACGTTTAACCTTGATGTGTCGCAGATCATTCATATTCCAAGAAACGAGGCGCCAAAAGTTATTGCGCGTTTCGGTAACATGAAGAACCTGGTATCGCAGGTATTGGAGCCCACTATTGCCAACTACTTCCGTAACTCGGCACAAAAGAGCGACGTGATAGAGTTTTTGGCCAACAGGATCCAAAGGCAGGATGATGCAAAAATGCACATCAGTAAGGTGTTGAATGACTATAACGTTGTGGGCGTTGATACGCTGATAGGTGACATTGTACCTCCACCAGCGCTAATGAAAACACTAACTGACCGTAAGCTGGCTGAACAGGAAAAAGTAACCTACGAGATTCAGCGCCATGCGCAAATTGAGCGTAAGGAATTTGAAAGCGCCAAAGCCGGTGCAGATATGCAGCCCGAGGTTGTAAAATCAACCCGCCAGGTGGAAATCAACACCCAGATGGCCGCTTCAAAAGTTGCCGCTTCACGCGGTGAGGCTGAAGCCAAAACCATTAATGCCAAAGCCGATGCCGAGGTAAGGATCACCATAGCCAAAGCCGATGCTGAAGCCAAAACGGTTAACGCCAAGGCTGATGCCAATGCTACCGAAGTAAACGGTATTGCCGAAGCCGCCAAAATTAAGGCGATAGGTTTATCAGAAGCTGAAGTGACCAAACAAAAAACCGAGGCCATGGGTACTGAGCAATACGCAATTGTACGTGTAGCCGAAGCTTTAGCGAGCCATGGTATTAAATTAGTACCTGATATACTGGTGAGCGGTAAAGATGGTGGTGGCAATGGAATGATTGATGCTTTAATTGGATCTGAAATGCTTAAAAAACTCCAGGTTGCCAATGAAGAGAAAGTGAGCGGTGGAAAGCCGTCAATAAAAGCGGAAGATGATAAATAG
- a CDS encoding MlaD family protein gives MATIENRKAITVGVFLTLGLIIFVLGVFTLGGQQKSFAKTIQVSSVFDDVAGLKKGNDVWFSGVKVGNILSIRFIGTSQVDVVMKVDQSVQQFIHRNAGVRISSDGLIGNKIIVIDGGSPQAPEVQSGDVLQAEKLTSTDDMLKTLQQNNQNLLSITTDFKLLSHKILQGKGTVGTLLADSLMGEQLRRSMANLQTATTSAAKLAGQLDHFSAKMNTKGGFADKVLTDTVAFSRIKAAVAQLQQAAANASTLTDNLNKASNKLNTTDNALGVLLNDPKGAEQVRTSLNNLQQSSVKLNDDLEAVQHNFLLKGFFKDRAKAKADSLKKKK, from the coding sequence ATGGCTACAATAGAAAATAGAAAAGCAATAACGGTGGGGGTATTTTTAACCCTCGGCCTTATCATATTTGTGCTTGGTGTTTTTACGCTGGGCGGCCAGCAAAAAAGTTTTGCAAAAACCATCCAGGTAAGTTCCGTTTTTGACGATGTTGCAGGGTTAAAAAAAGGCAATGATGTTTGGTTCTCCGGCGTAAAAGTTGGAAATATACTTAGCATCCGCTTTATCGGCACATCGCAGGTTGACGTGGTGATGAAGGTTGACCAAAGCGTACAACAATTTATTCACCGTAACGCCGGGGTGCGTATAAGTTCAGACGGACTTATCGGCAACAAAATTATTGTTATTGATGGCGGCAGCCCGCAGGCACCCGAAGTACAAAGCGGCGATGTATTGCAGGCCGAAAAATTAACATCCACCGACGACATGCTGAAAACATTGCAGCAAAACAACCAGAACCTGCTTTCTATAACTACTGATTTTAAACTTTTAAGCCATAAAATTTTACAGGGAAAAGGCACGGTTGGAACACTATTGGCCGACAGCCTGATGGGCGAGCAGTTACGCAGATCAATGGCTAACCTGCAGACTGCCACTACAAGTGCTGCAAAATTAGCCGGCCAGCTTGACCACTTTAGCGCTAAAATGAACACCAAAGGCGGCTTTGCCGATAAAGTGCTTACCGACACAGTTGCCTTTAGCCGGATAAAAGCGGCGGTTGCACAGTTGCAGCAGGCAGCGGCCAATGCGTCAACCTTAACCGATAACCTGAACAAAGCCAGCAATAAGCTGAACACTACAGACAATGCCCTGGGTGTGTTACTAAATGACCCTAAAGGCGCGGAACAGGTGCGCACTTCATTAAATAACCTGCAACAAAGCTCTGTGAAACTTAATGATGATCTGGAAGCCGTGCAACATAACTTTTTGCTGAAAGGATTTTTTAAAGACCGTGCTAAGGCAAAAGCGGATAGTTTGAAGAAAAAGAAGTAG
- a CDS encoding MlaE family ABC transporter permease has translation MDPVNSTSPVKRKKRSKFSQTLLDFFSSIYNIHLFIIRFFREAFVPPFEFKEIIRQCWEVGVRSFTLITVTGFIVGLIFTKQSRPSLLEFGATSWLPSLVSIAIMRALAPLVTALIASGKVGSSIGAELSSMRVTEQIDAMEVSGTKPFKFLVCTRVIATTLTIPILATYTGFIALLGGYLNVAQNEGTSYSTFMQQVFQPLQFLDFTASLIKSIVFGFTIGIVGCYQGYYSNSGTEGVGKAANGAVVTAMFLVFIEEIIIVQITSNFR, from the coding sequence ATGGATCCGGTAAACAGTACATCACCAGTTAAACGTAAAAAACGTTCGAAGTTTAGCCAAACGTTGCTGGATTTTTTCTCCAGCATATACAATATTCACCTTTTTATAATTCGTTTTTTCCGCGAGGCCTTCGTCCCCCCTTTTGAATTCAAGGAGATTATAAGGCAATGTTGGGAAGTTGGCGTACGGTCATTCACGCTGATTACCGTAACCGGATTTATAGTTGGTTTGATATTTACCAAGCAATCGCGCCCTTCGCTGCTTGAGTTTGGGGCCACATCATGGCTGCCTTCGCTGGTGTCAATAGCCATAATGCGGGCACTTGCGCCATTGGTTACTGCTTTAATAGCATCCGGAAAAGTGGGTTCCAGTATCGGGGCAGAACTGAGTTCCATGCGCGTAACAGAGCAAATCGACGCTATGGAAGTATCAGGCACTAAACCATTTAAGTTTTTGGTTTGCACCCGGGTTATTGCCACTACACTTACCATTCCCATATTGGCTACTTATACCGGTTTTATTGCCCTATTGGGCGGATATTTAAATGTAGCGCAAAACGAAGGTACCAGCTACAGCACTTTTATGCAGCAGGTGTTTCAGCCGTTACAGTTTCTTGATTTTACCGCATCGTTAATAAAATCAATTGTGTTTGGTTTTACCATAGGTATTGTGGGTTGTTACCAGGGTTATTATTCAAACTCCGGCACCGAAGGTGTGGGTAAAGCCGCAAACGGGGCAGTTGTAACAGCTATGTTCCTGGTGTTTATTGAAGAGATTATTATTGTGCAGATAACCAGTAACTTCCGCTAA
- a CDS encoding AraC family transcriptional regulator, which produces MTSNVMREITPLTPSDCFTIFSRVKKKFDFPLHYHDEYELNLILNAKGAKRVVGGHIEVIEDLELALIGPNLYHAWFTNQCQSESITEITIQFHKDLFDDKLLKRNQLSFLKSMLERSQRGIVFPPETIVALKDRLLALANKSGFDSVLELLSILHDLSVSRNMKTLSDPSFTNEKFNYNSRRIEKVFEHMNTNYNKQVTLAEVARIANMPEASFSRFIKKRTGKTFIDSLNEIRLGHASRMLIDSTTTVAEIAYKCGFNNISNFNRIFKRKKLCIPKEFRETYTGNRIFI; this is translated from the coding sequence ATGACGAGCAACGTAATGCGCGAGATTACCCCGCTGACACCCAGCGATTGCTTTACTATTTTTTCGAGGGTTAAGAAAAAGTTCGACTTTCCGCTTCATTACCATGACGAGTATGAATTGAACCTGATTTTAAATGCAAAAGGCGCAAAGCGGGTGGTAGGCGGCCATATTGAAGTAATTGAAGATCTGGAACTGGCGCTTATCGGTCCAAATCTTTACCATGCCTGGTTTACCAACCAGTGCCAAAGCGAATCCATTACCGAGATCACTATCCAGTTTCATAAAGATTTATTTGATGATAAGTTGCTAAAGCGTAATCAGCTGAGCTTTTTAAAAAGCATGCTGGAGCGCTCGCAGAGAGGAATTGTATTTCCGCCGGAAACCATAGTAGCGCTAAAAGACCGGTTGTTGGCCCTTGCCAATAAAAGCGGGTTCGACTCGGTGCTGGAGTTGTTATCTATCCTGCATGACCTTTCTGTCTCAAGGAATATGAAGACTTTATCAGATCCGAGTTTTACTAACGAAAAGTTTAATTACAACAGCAGGCGGATTGAAAAAGTGTTTGAACACATGAATACCAATTACAATAAACAGGTTACCCTTGCTGAGGTTGCCCGTATAGCTAATATGCCTGAGGCTTCATTCAGTCGCTTTATAAAGAAACGTACAGGTAAAACCTTTATTGATAGCTTAAACGAGATTCGCCTTGGCCATGCTTCCAGGATGCTTATAGACTCTACCACTACGGTGGCAGAAATAGCCTACAAATGCGGGTTTAACAATATTTCAAACTTCAACAGGATTTTTAAACGGAAGAAACTTTGCATCCCGAAGGAATTTAGGGAAACCTACACAGGCAATCGCATTTTTATTTGA
- a CDS encoding peptidase associated/transthyretin-like domain-containing protein has protein sequence MIRNLLVICFCFFAIVTASGQSVFSGRVLEHKTRIPLVSVRIQNLSNGLKTISLKDGQFAIAAKTGDLIVFNTFSYQPDTVLITDMHAREIFMEPKSTMLNQVTITDTSGRAKANANAVQHYDPDFHGQTVVYQRDAKGYYKGGIAIRLHYWTKDDHKKCKAAQSAKEREISEQISSVFTAMNIGNYVPLKGEDLDNFLLLYTPDVKEYTDKRFELVPYLNACYVNWQTLTPEQRKAGDIFGK, from the coding sequence ATGATTAGAAATTTACTTGTCATTTGCTTTTGTTTTTTCGCGATCGTAACGGCGAGCGGCCAGTCTGTTTTTAGCGGAAGGGTGCTGGAACATAAAACCAGGATTCCCCTGGTATCTGTCCGGATTCAAAACCTAAGTAACGGGTTAAAGACAATTTCACTAAAGGATGGCCAGTTTGCCATAGCCGCCAAAACAGGCGACCTTATCGTTTTTAATACATTTTCATATCAGCCCGATACCGTGCTGATAACCGATATGCACGCCAGGGAAATATTTATGGAGCCTAAAAGTACTATGCTGAACCAGGTTACCATTACTGACACCAGCGGCCGCGCAAAGGCAAACGCCAATGCAGTACAGCATTACGATCCGGATTTTCACGGGCAAACGGTTGTTTACCAGCGCGATGCTAAAGGTTATTACAAAGGGGGCATAGCCATTCGACTGCACTATTGGACAAAGGACGATCATAAAAAGTGCAAAGCTGCTCAAAGTGCGAAAGAGCGGGAAATAAGCGAACAAATCAGCAGCGTGTTCACCGCGATGAATATCGGTAATTATGTGCCTTTGAAAGGGGAGGACCTGGATAACTTTTTGCTGTTATATACGCCCGACGTAAAAGAATATACCGATAAGCGCTTTGAATTGGTGCCCTACCTAAACGCATGTTACGTAAACTGGCAAACTCTTACCCCTGAGCAGCGTAAAGCCGGCGATATATTCGGGAAGTAG
- a CDS encoding chloramphenicol acetyltransferase, giving the protein MKQRLDIETWERKEHFNFFKTFDEPFYGVCVNVDCTLAYRLAKQNKCSFYLYTLHKALAAAQMITPFKLRIENNEVFIYDRIHAASTIARSNGTFGFGYIDYCPEFNEFITRANKEVERVQNSNTLDKATCWDLIRFSSLPWIDFTSLSHARMFSFEDSAPSISFGKMTEKDGKRSMPMSVHVHHALVDGLNIGQYIDSFQELMDEGK; this is encoded by the coding sequence ATGAAACAGCGGCTTGATATAGAAACCTGGGAGCGAAAGGAACACTTTAACTTTTTTAAAACATTTGATGAGCCTTTTTATGGGGTTTGCGTAAATGTTGATTGTACTCTAGCTTACCGGCTGGCCAAACAAAATAAGTGTTCATTTTATCTTTACACTTTGCATAAGGCGTTAGCTGCCGCGCAAATGATAACGCCATTTAAGTTGCGGATAGAGAATAATGAGGTTTTTATTTATGACCGTATTCATGCAGCTTCAACCATAGCACGCAGCAACGGTACCTTTGGATTTGGCTATATAGATTACTGCCCGGAGTTTAATGAATTTATAACCCGGGCAAACAAAGAAGTGGAGCGGGTTCAAAACTCAAATACGCTGGATAAAGCTACTTGCTGGGACCTGATCCGTTTCTCGTCCCTCCCATGGATAGATTTTACCTCCCTTTCACATGCGCGGATGTTTTCGTTCGAAGATAGTGCCCCAAGTATTTCGTTTGGAAAAATGACAGAAAAGGATGGGAAGCGATCAATGCCAATGTCCGTTCATGTACACCATGCATTGGTTGATGGTTTAAATATCGGACAATACATTGATAGTTTTCAGGAATTGATGGATGAGGGTAAGTAA
- a CDS encoding glycoside hydrolase family 130 protein, protein MNKDFEKRLNLLEIAHLQLINKPNEILGLGNGVFNRYKNPVLTAAHAPLFWRYDLNHITNPYLMERFGINAAFNAGAIKFNGKYLLVVRVEGADRKSFFAVAESEDGISNFTFWDYPVDLPETDEPDVNVYDMRLTAHEDGWIYGLFCTERRDLEAPAHDQSMAVAACGIARTRDMVKWERLADLVTNSPQQRNVVLHPEFVHGKYALYTRPQDGFISAGKGGGIGFGLSNSMGNARVDEETIVDNKNYHTVYEAKNGQGPAPLRTEKGWLHLAHGVRNTAAGLRYVLYMFMTDLRDLTKVIYKPAGYFLAPEDDERTGDVSNVVFCNGWIKDDDGRVFIYYASSDTRMHVATSTVDKLLDYVINTPADGLRSALSVKTIYKIIAANNALRNA, encoded by the coding sequence ATGAATAAAGATTTTGAAAAACGCCTTAACCTGCTGGAGATAGCACACCTGCAGCTGATTAATAAACCTAATGAGATATTGGGCCTGGGGAACGGCGTTTTTAACCGGTATAAAAACCCGGTTTTAACTGCGGCACATGCGCCATTATTTTGGCGGTACGACCTTAACCACATAACCAACCCGTACCTGATGGAGCGCTTTGGTATTAATGCGGCATTTAATGCGGGTGCCATTAAATTTAATGGTAAATACTTACTGGTAGTAAGGGTGGAGGGAGCGGACCGTAAATCGTTTTTTGCGGTGGCCGAAAGTGAGGACGGGATCAGCAATTTTACTTTTTGGGATTACCCTGTTGACCTGCCTGAAACCGATGAACCTGATGTTAATGTGTACGATATGCGATTAACCGCACACGAAGATGGCTGGATCTATGGCTTATTCTGCACAGAACGGCGCGACCTGGAAGCACCCGCGCATGATCAAAGTATGGCGGTTGCCGCCTGTGGTATTGCCCGCACCAGGGACATGGTGAAATGGGAACGCCTGGCCGACCTTGTGACCAACTCGCCGCAGCAACGTAATGTTGTGCTGCACCCTGAATTTGTACATGGCAAATATGCCTTATATACCCGACCACAGGATGGTTTTATAAGTGCCGGAAAGGGAGGTGGCATCGGTTTTGGCTTAAGCAACAGCATGGGGAACGCCAGGGTTGACGAAGAAACTATTGTCGATAATAAAAATTACCATACGGTTTACGAAGCTAAGAACGGGCAGGGGCCGGCACCGTTAAGAACAGAAAAGGGCTGGCTGCACCTGGCTCACGGCGTACGCAACACCGCTGCAGGTTTACGCTATGTGTTATATATGTTTATGACAGACCTGCGCGACTTAACCAAAGTTATATACAAACCCGCGGGGTATTTCCTGGCCCCTGAGGATGATGAGCGGACAGGGGATGTATCAAACGTTGTATTTTGTAATGGATGGATAAAGGACGATGACGGGAGGGTGTTTATCTACTATGCATCGTCAGACACACGGATGCACGTTGCCACCAGCACAGTTGATAAACTGCTGGATTATGTAATAAACACCCCTGCTGATGGTTTGCGTTCTGCATTATCGGTAAAAACAATCTACAAGATAATTGCCGCTAATAATGCGTTGCGTAACGCATAA